One genomic region from Thermogemmatispora onikobensis encodes:
- the ptsP gene encoding phosphoenolpyruvate--protein phosphotransferase codes for MSEHEQTFQAPTPSPSSVPLPLRLVPLSPGLAVGPIWLYHSPALQQPSQPQPAAAGKGRKLTPDQVAEEQQRLRAAVEQAVAELQALTAQVARTVGKEEAAIFEAHQLILQDPEILDAAIERISQQSLSAEQALREVAEENAQVLAALDDELLAARASDVRDATGRVLRLLSGTPATSLLPQPASVREPVILVADDLTPSDTATLDPKLVAGICTVFGGPTTHAAIIARSLEIPAVSGLSPDLFAQLTPGQRIALDGGRGLLYLQLTPEQERELQQRVQQQQQERAERQQQRERWRGRPGATADGTPVAIFANVGDEEGAKQAAALGAEGIGLLRTEFLFGGREQFPDEEEQETAYRRLFHAFAAGQPAGKTIIARTLDAGADKPFPALEVLIGSLQEANPALGLRGARIHLCHEELLRQQLRALLRAAHATGITLQIMFPMIATLEEVRRLRALTEEVLAELEGQGLQLTPRPAVGIMVETPAAALMADVLARAVDFFSIGTNDLYQYVMAVDRTNGRVASLFGRLEPAVWRAIAQVARAGQQHGRLVAVCGELAGDPLIGPLLVGLGVRELSMNPPALLAVKERLARQPLAYWREQAQRLLQAESAAELQHMLESIA; via the coding sequence GTGTCTGAGCATGAACAGACATTCCAGGCGCCCACCCCTTCCCCGTCTTCGGTCCCGCTTCCGCTTCGCCTCGTCCCGCTCTCGCCCGGCCTGGCTGTCGGACCGATCTGGCTCTACCATTCTCCTGCCCTGCAACAGCCATCTCAACCTCAGCCAGCGGCTGCAGGCAAGGGCCGCAAGCTGACGCCGGACCAGGTCGCCGAGGAGCAGCAGCGCCTGCGTGCGGCAGTTGAGCAGGCAGTGGCCGAGCTGCAGGCTTTGACCGCCCAGGTTGCGCGCACGGTGGGCAAGGAAGAGGCCGCTATTTTTGAGGCTCATCAGTTGATTCTGCAGGACCCTGAAATCCTGGATGCCGCTATTGAGCGCATCAGCCAGCAGAGTCTTTCCGCCGAGCAGGCCCTACGCGAGGTTGCCGAGGAGAATGCCCAGGTCCTGGCCGCACTCGACGATGAACTGCTGGCGGCGCGCGCCAGCGATGTGCGCGACGCCACCGGAAGAGTCCTGCGCCTGCTTTCGGGAACCCCTGCTACTTCTCTGCTGCCCCAGCCCGCCAGTGTGCGGGAGCCGGTGATTCTTGTCGCTGACGATCTGACACCTTCCGATACCGCTACTCTTGATCCAAAGCTTGTGGCCGGTATTTGCACTGTGTTCGGTGGCCCGACGACCCACGCCGCCATTATCGCCCGCTCTCTGGAGATTCCTGCCGTCAGCGGCCTCTCTCCCGATCTCTTTGCTCAACTGACGCCCGGTCAGCGTATTGCCCTGGACGGCGGGCGCGGCCTGCTCTATCTGCAGCTGACGCCCGAGCAGGAGCGTGAACTGCAGCAAAGGGTGCAGCAGCAACAGCAGGAACGAGCAGAGCGACAGCAGCAACGTGAGCGTTGGCGCGGGCGTCCGGGCGCGACCGCTGATGGGACCCCAGTTGCCATCTTTGCCAACGTAGGCGATGAGGAGGGAGCAAAGCAGGCTGCCGCCTTGGGGGCCGAGGGGATTGGCTTGCTGCGCACTGAGTTTCTCTTTGGTGGTCGGGAGCAGTTCCCCGACGAAGAGGAGCAGGAGACGGCCTATCGACGTCTCTTCCACGCCTTCGCCGCCGGGCAGCCGGCAGGCAAGACCATCATTGCCCGCACGCTCGACGCAGGGGCTGACAAGCCCTTTCCAGCGCTGGAAGTGCTCATTGGATCGCTGCAGGAAGCCAATCCGGCCCTTGGTCTGCGCGGGGCGCGTATCCATCTCTGCCATGAAGAGCTGCTTCGCCAGCAGCTGCGGGCTTTGCTGCGCGCCGCTCACGCTACGGGTATTACCCTGCAGATTATGTTTCCTATGATTGCCACTCTGGAAGAGGTGCGACGCCTGCGTGCTCTCACTGAGGAGGTACTCGCCGAGCTGGAGGGGCAGGGGCTACAGCTCACGCCGAGGCCGGCGGTTGGCATCATGGTCGAGACGCCTGCTGCCGCCTTGATGGCCGATGTCCTGGCGCGCGCAGTCGATTTCTTTAGCATCGGCACCAATGATCTCTATCAATACGTCATGGCGGTCGATCGCACCAATGGGCGCGTAGCCTCGCTCTTTGGGCGCCTGGAGCCAGCGGTCTGGCGGGCCATTGCCCAGGTGGCGCGGGCCGGTCAGCAACATGGGCGCCTGGTCGCCGTCTGTGGCGAGCTGGCGGGCGATCCCCTGATCGGTCCTTTGCTGGTCGGCCTCGGGGTCCGCGAGCTGAGCATGAACCCGCCAGCTCTGCTGGCCGTCAAGGAGCGGCTCGCGCGTCAGCCCCTGGCCTATTGGCGAGAGCAGGCCCAGCGCCTGCTGCAGGCTGAGAGCGCCGCTGAGCTGCAGCATATGCTAGAATCTATAGCGTAA